In Peromyscus maniculatus bairdii isolate BWxNUB_F1_BW_parent chromosome 9, HU_Pman_BW_mat_3.1, whole genome shotgun sequence, one genomic interval encodes:
- the LOC143267304 gene encoding disks large homolog 5-like isoform X2 — METSSHPTLLTNKGVRKEMQRLNMELQLMTRERNELRDHLFFVRKGSMHNRPNTWYEDLKMEHEEVMTDLQRLQNETTEASEMVDELANLTVFYRGLHSQVLMEHTQLKEQLAMLRQENNSRTEDWVLLKLHLAAFKLIWED; from the exons ATGGAGACCTCATCCCACCCAACCCTCCTCACCAATAAAGGGGtgaggaaggagatgcagaggctGAACATGGAGCTGCAGCTGATGACAAGGGAGAGAAATGAGCTGCGTGATCATCTATTCTTCGTCAGGAAAGGATCCATGCACAATAG GCCAAATACTTGGTATGAAGATCTGAAGATGGAGCATGAGGAGGTCATGACTGACCTACAGAGATTGCAGAATGAGACCACCGAGGCTTCAGAGATGGTGGATGAGCTTGCCAATCTGACGGTCTTCTATCG TGGTCTGCACAGCCAGGTCCTAATGGAACATACTCAGCTTAAGGAGCAATTAgccatgctgaggcaggagaacaacAGTCGGACAGAAGATTGGGTCCTGCTGAAGCTCCACTTGGCGGCATTCAAATTGATCTGGGAGGACTAA
- the LOC143267304 gene encoding disks large homolog 5-like isoform X1 gives MLLARLRGLFGRENGEHPENRERQKEAGLESQRKTTKKGFWGRHKAAMETSSHPTLLTNKGVRKEMQRLNMELQLMTRERNELRDHLFFVRKGSMHNRPNTWYEDLKMEHEEVMTDLQRLQNETTEASEMVDELANLTVFYRGLHSQVLMEHTQLKEQLAMLRQENNSRTEDWVLLKLHLAAFKLIWED, from the exons ctgctggcaagactgaggggtctctttggaagagagaatggagaacatccggagaacagagagagacagaaggaggctggccttgagtctcagaggaaaacaaccaaaaagggtttctggggaagacaca AGGCTGCTATGGAGACCTCATCCCACCCAACCCTCCTCACCAATAAAGGGGtgaggaaggagatgcagaggctGAACATGGAGCTGCAGCTGATGACAAGGGAGAGAAATGAGCTGCGTGATCATCTATTCTTCGTCAGGAAAGGATCCATGCACAATAG GCCAAATACTTGGTATGAAGATCTGAAGATGGAGCATGAGGAGGTCATGACTGACCTACAGAGATTGCAGAATGAGACCACCGAGGCTTCAGAGATGGTGGATGAGCTTGCCAATCTGACGGTCTTCTATCG TGGTCTGCACAGCCAGGTCCTAATGGAACATACTCAGCTTAAGGAGCAATTAgccatgctgaggcaggagaacaacAGTCGGACAGAAGATTGGGTCCTGCTGAAGCTCCACTTGGCGGCATTCAAATTGATCTGGGAGGACTAA